The nucleotide window GATAATTGCTTCCCCTTTAAATGAGTTACATACCAATGCTTTTGAATAGGAAAACCCAGCACATCTAAAACAGTTAAATCTTGATAACAATTAGAAGTAAGAGTATGTCGAGACAAAATAGAAATACCTAAATCACCGATTAAAGCCTGTTTAATTGCCTCATTACTGCCTAATTCTAAACGGACTCTGACCTTTAATTTTTCTTTTTCAAATAAACTTTGCACCTCCTTGCGAGTATTTGAACCAACCTCCCTTAAAATAAAAGGAAAACTTTGTAATTCTTTTAAAGGAATATTTTTTTTGTCACTTAAAATATGATTTTTTTTAGCAATTACCACTAAAGGATTATCCAAGAAAGCATAGCTTTCTAAATCTAATTCTTCAGGGGGTTTACTCAAGACATATAAATCATCTTTATTGGCTACCATTCTTTCATGAATTTGATCATGATTCGTAACTTGTAAAGAGATGTCAATATTGGGATAAATCTGACAAAAAGAACCTAATAGACGAGGTAAAAAATATTTAGCAGTAGTCACAACTGTTACTCTTAATCTGCCCTCTTTTACCCCCTTCAAATCAGCGACTTTCATCTCAAAGTTATCCAATCTGGCAAAAATATCATTACAGGTTGCTAGTAATTCTTCCCCAGCTTCGGTAAGATATAATTGTTTGCCAATTTGCTCAAATAAGGGTAAACCTACCGCCTGAGTTAATTGTTTAATTTGACTGGAAACTGTCGGTTGCTTTATTGATAACTCCTCGGCCGCCTTGGTAAAACTCTGGAGGCGCGCTGTGGTTTCAAATAGCTTTAACTGATGCAAAGTCCCATGAATCAAATTTTTTCTCCTTCATTTGACTTACACCTATTTATGATAATAGCATTAATAGATTGTTGTCAATACTTTTATTGATTAGATAGACTTTTATGTATGATTAGTTTTTTTAACGTCATTGCCAAACATGAGATTAATTCTGGTAAAACGTAAAATTTTATGTCTCTACGACGGTTTTAATATTTCTTGAATATAAACGAAAGTTTATGTCTCAATAATAAATATATAGACCAAGAAACAAGATAATGATAGATAATATTAGAAGGTAAAAATCAATGCCCCGCAATGAGATTAAGACAAAGAGTAGAATCATTAAAAAAATTTACAGGTAGAATTGATATAATCAAATCTGATGGTCAAAGTTGGCGTTTATATCTCTTTTTGGGGCGTTTTATTTGGGCAGATGGCGGTTTACATCCTTATCGCGCATGGCAAAGGCTGATCAAATTATACTGTCCTGATTTAGATTATAAATTATTAGATTTCCATAAAGCTAAACAATATGAATGTTGGAATTATTATTTAATTGTTAGTCTTTTACAACGTTTTTTAATTACTAAACAACAGGCAATATTTATAGTCAATGAAAAAATAAAAGAGGTTATTTTTGATATAATCCAAGCAGAATTTATTGAAAATTTATTGTATGATTTTGTCAAAATTGAAGATAACTTTTCTGAAGAGTCAGGGCTGAGAAATTCTATTAATTTGTTTAAAATCGAGACCATTTTTGAGCCTGTGGAGTTAAATTGGCAAAAATGGCAACAGGAGAAAGTCGCTATTTGGTCTCCTTCTAATGCCCCTATCATCAAGAATCCAGCTATTCTCAGGCAACAATTTAACGATAAAACTTATCAAAAAATTGTTTCTTTATTTAACGGTAAATATCCTTTGCGAGAAATTGCTGATAAACTTGGATTAGATTTAATTAAGGTTACTGTTTGGTTAAAGCCTTATTTT belongs to Cyanobacterium sp. T60_A2020_053 and includes:
- a CDS encoding LysR family transcriptional regulator, which gives rise to MIHGTLHQLKLFETTARLQSFTKAAEELSIKQPTVSSQIKQLTQAVGLPLFEQIGKQLYLTEAGEELLATCNDIFARLDNFEMKVADLKGVKEGRLRVTVVTTAKYFLPRLLGSFCQIYPNIDISLQVTNHDQIHERMVANKDDLYVLSKPPEELDLESYAFLDNPLVVIAKKNHILSDKKNIPLKELQSFPFILREVGSNTRKEVQSLFEKEKLKVRVRLELGSNEAIKQALIGDLGISILSRHTLTSNCYQDLTVLDVLGFPIQKHWYVTHLKGKQLSVIAQTFLLYLLDEGKKLASLNLVNNYQNNDDV
- a CDS encoding response regulator, with protein sequence MRLRQRVESLKKFTGRIDIIKSDGQSWRLYLFLGRFIWADGGLHPYRAWQRLIKLYCPDLDYKLLDFHKAKQYECWNYYLIVSLLQRFLITKQQAIFIVNEKIKEVIFDIIQAEFIENLLYDFVKIEDNFSEESGLRNSINLFKIETIFEPVELNWQKWQQEKVAIWSPSNAPIIKNPAILRQQFNDKTYQKIVSLFNGKYPLREIADKLGLDLIKVTVWLKPYFQMGLIELVEVRDQSLKVNLIGVTNSNYKITKTTQQKLILCVDDSLQICQIMEHIITKAGYQFISVQNPLKALPEILKNKPDLIFLDLIMPVINGYEICSQIRRVSQLKDTPVIILTGNDGVIDRVRSKMVGAAGFLTKPVDEEKVLEKIEHYLRFEKKLES